A genomic stretch from Kogia breviceps isolate mKogBre1 chromosome 1, mKogBre1 haplotype 1, whole genome shotgun sequence includes:
- the SMIM1 gene encoding small integral membrane protein 1 yields the protein MQPQESSIQYSRWEGSSRDGVSVASGPGAEEASGCKRVSRKLCSGKLGISLKVLGGVALFWVVFTLGYITGYFVHKCK from the exons ATGCAGCCCCAGGAGAGCAGCATCCAGTACAGTAGGTGGGAGGGCAGCAGCCGAGATGGAGTCAGCGTGGCCAGCGGGCCCGGCGCAGAGGAGGCCTCGGGCTGTAAGAG GGTCTCCCGGAAGCTGTGCTCGGGCAAGCTGGGCATCTCCTTGAAGGTGCTGGGTGGAGTGGCCCTCTTCTGGGTCGTGTTCACCCTGGGCTACATCACTGGCTACTTCGTGCACAAGTGCAAATGA
- the LRRC47 gene encoding leucine-rich repeat-containing protein 47 has protein sequence MAAAAVSEAWPELELAERERRRELLLTGPGLEQRVRAAGGRLPPRLFTLPLLHYLEVSGCGSLREPGPGLAQGLPQLHSLVLRRNALGPGLSPELGPLPALRVLDLSGNALEALPPGQGLGPAEPPGLPQLQSLNLSGNRLRELPADLARCAPRLQTLNLTGNRLDAFPAALFRPGALPLLSELAAADNCLRELSPEIAHLASLKTLDLSNNQLSEVPAELADCPKLKDINFRGNRLRDKRLEKMVSGCQTRSILEYLRAGGRGGGRGRGKAEGPDREEARRKRRERRKRECGAAEEAGVDEASRLLLRVLHVAESPAPLTVRVSPAVGDVRPFIVGAVVRGMDLQPGNALKRFLSSQTKLHEDLCEKRTAATIATHDLRAIRGPLLYAARPPQDLRIVPLGRREVKAQDLVRQLQLEAEEHRKQRKRQSVSGLHRYLHLLDGKERYPCLVDANGDVISFPPITNSEKTKIKKTTSDLFLEVTSASSLQICKDIMDALILKMAEINKYTLENKDEGSLSDHEVDAIPGHVSDPRASPGAGQAGSAPLVVEQVRVVDEEGHLKVVYPSKTDLDLAAAHVTVLR, from the exons ATGGCGGCTGCGGCGGTGTCGGAGGCCTGGCCGGAGCTGGAGCTGGCGGAGCGGGAGCGGCGGCGAGAGCTGCTGCTGACCGGGCCCGGGCTGGAGCAGCGGGTGCGCGCTGCGGGCGGGCGGCTGCCGCCGCGGCTCTTCACGCTGCCGCTGCTGCACTACCTGGAGGTGAGCGGCTGCGGCAGCCTGCGCGAGCCGGGCCCGGGCCTGGCTCAGGGCCTCCCTCAGCTGCACAGCCTCGTGCTGCGGCGCAACGCACTGGGGCCTGGCCTGAGCCCTGAGCTCGGCCCGCTGCCCGCGCTGCGCGTGCTCGACCTGTCAGGCAACGCGCTGGAAGCGCTGCCGCCGGGCCAGGGCCTAGGCCCCGCCGAGCCGCCGGGCCTCCCGCAGCTGCAGAGCCTCAACCTCAGTGGCAACCGGCTGCGCGAGCTGCCCGCCGACCTGGCGCGCTGCGCGCCGCGCCTGcagaccctcaacctcaccggcaACCGCCTGGACGCCTTCCCCGCCGCACTCTTCCGCCCCGGCGCGCTGCCGCTGCTCAGCGAACTGGCGGCCGCCGACAACTGCCTCCGGGAGCTCAGCCCCGAAATCGCCCACCTGGCCTCGCTCAAG ACGCTGGACCTGTCCAACAACCAGCTGAGTGAGGTCCCAGCAGAGCTGGCCGACTGCCCCAAGCTCAAGGACATCAACTTCCGGGGGAACAGGCTGCGGGACAAGCGCCTGGAGAAGATGGTCAGCGGCTGCCAGACCAGGTCCATCCTGGAGTACCTGCGCGCCGGGGGCCGCGGGGGCGGCCGGGGCCGGGGCAAGGCCGAGGGCCCCGACCGGGAGGAGGCGCGGAGGAAGCGGCGGGAGCGGAGGAAGAGGGAGTGCGGCGCGGCCGAGGAGGCTGGGGTGGACGAGGCCAGCCGGCTGCTGCTGCGCGTCCTGCACGTGGCCGAGAGCCCGGCCCCGCTGACGGTCAGGGTGAGCCCCGCGGTCGGCGACGTGCGGCCCTTCATCGTGGGCGCCGTGGTGCGGGGCATGGACCTGCAGCCCGGGAACGCGCTCAAGCGGTTCCTCTCCTCCCAG ACAAAGCTGCACGAGGACCTTTGTGAGAAGAGGACTGCGGCCACTATCGCAACCCACGACCTCAGAGCCATCCGGGGGCCACTGCTGTATGCCGCCCGACCCCCGCAAGACCTCAGG ATTGTCCCCTTGGGGCGCCGGGAAGTCAAGGCCCAGGACCTGGTGCGGCAGCTGCAGCTGGAGGCCGAGGAGCACAGGAagcagaggaagaggcagagcgTGTCGGGCCTGCACAG GTACCTTCACCTGCTGGACGGGAAGGAGCGTTACCCGTGCCTCGTGGATGCAAACGGCGACGTGATTTCTTTCCCGCCCATAACGAACAGCGAGAAGACGAAG ATTAAGAAAACCACTAGTGACCTGTTTCTGGAAGTGACAAGCGCCTCCAGCCTGCAGATTTGCAAGGACATTATGGACGCCCTCATCCTG AAAATGGCAGAAATCAACAAGTACACTTTGGAGAATAAAGACGAAGGTTCCCTCTCCGACCACGAAGTCGATGCCATTCCTGGACACGTCTCGGATCCCAGGGCGAGTCCTGGTGCTGGCCAGGCCGGGAGCGCCCCGCTGGTGGTGGAGCAGGTCCGGGTGGTGGATGAGGAGGGGCACCTGAAGGTGGTGTATCCGTCCAAGACGGACCTGGACCTCGCTGCCGCCCACGTGACCGTGCTCCGCTGA